A section of the Nitrospinota bacterium genome encodes:
- the cutA gene encoding divalent-cation tolerance protein CutA, with protein sequence MSEYIVLLSTFPSEDEAEKLGTEMVKKGLVACVNLVPKIRSIYKWKEKVYNEEEILLIMKSRKEKSKEIIEFINNNHSYEVPEVISLSISSGSKRYLAWIDENCG encoded by the coding sequence TTGAGTGAATATATTGTTTTATTAAGCACTTTTCCTTCTGAAGATGAGGCAGAAAAATTGGGCACAGAAATGGTTAAGAAAGGTTTGGTCGCCTGTGTAAATCTTGTCCCAAAGATACGATCAATATATAAATGGAAAGAAAAAGTTTACAATGAAGAGGAAATTTTATTAATCATGAAAAGCAGGAAAGAGAAATCTAAAGAGATTATTGAATTTATAAATAATAACCATAGCTACGAGGTCCCTGAAGTTATCTCTTTATCAATTAGCTCTGGCTCTAAAAGATACCTGGCATGGATAGACGAAAATTGTGGATAA
- a CDS encoding ATP synthase F0 subunit C, whose protein sequence is MKKAFVYFFITLVIVGFSAAILLAAEKPAAEGISANGGVTKGMIAIASGATIAAAALGGALGQGKAVSSAMEGIARNPGAQEKLFIPLILGLVFIESLVIYSLVIAFFLQAKI, encoded by the coding sequence ATGAAAAAGGCTTTTGTTTATTTTTTTATTACTTTAGTCATAGTGGGTTTTTCCGCTGCTATTTTATTAGCAGCAGAAAAGCCAGCAGCTGAAGGGATCAGTGCTAATGGTGGTGTTACAAAAGGGATGATAGCCATTGCTAGTGGCGCAACAATAGCAGCAGCTGCTCTTGGAGGAGCCTTGGGTCAGGGCAAAGCCGTCTCTTCTGCTATGGAAGGGATTGCTCGAAATCCAGGTGCCCAAGAGAAATTGTTTATACCTTTGATTCTCGGATTGGTCTTTATTGAATCATTGGTAATCTATTCACTTGTGATTGCGTTCTTTCTTCAGGCGAAAATTTAA